TATTTGGAATCTTACACTGCTTGGTTAAATTAACACTAAATATAGACCAACGGTTTCATGCTGGGGTTTATGGGCCTTCTAGGAGCACCCGTGTGCTGAAGGAAGGCAAAGAAGGAAATACAGAATTTGTAGAAAATTTTGTTGTAGTTGCTTCCGAATAattagttgtttttgtttttctggtaaCCTAGCAGTGAAAGCTCACATTTTTGTAAGTAATTTGCATGCTATTCCTCTACTGAGACTGAATTACGATTCTTGAGGCTGATATGTTTTTTGTTGCGTGTGTTCTGTGCTTTTAACTTTTGATAGAAATGATTTagagttgattttaaaaattacttcctGAATCTGAAGAGGCACTGACTCTGAAATAAGATTAAAGAACAAATTACCACGACTCACTCAATAAAGTTTCCTATTAGCTTTGAATTAAGCCCTATTATAACAATTCTGATTTTGTGGCAAGCAATACTCGTGTGAGTTGTTTCTGTGGTTTGATACTGAGCACCTACGAGAAAAAATAAAGAGCGAAGCAATTTTTCATAGGCAACTATATTTGTCAGAATATTTATTTGTAGGTAGTCAAAGAATTCTTACAAGACAAAAAGAATCAGCGGTTAGCATTGATCTAAACGGGAGGAAAATGAAATTACTTACATGTTTCAGCACAAGGTATTAGAAAGGGTTCCATTAAAAGAATGCTGCATTGGTCAATCTTACTTAATGAGCAAATTTGCACACCAGAGTCGGGAAGGAGGGTCGAGTTAGAGCAATGCAGAATTTAGTAACACTGGCTTTTCCAGCCCCGTTGGTTGTTCCCAGATGCCCTCATATGGAGATACCAAAGATAGCAACAACTGGGTGTCAAACAGCTGTGGGTCCTGGTTTTAGGGCCATGTGATCTTGTATCCATTTACTTGCAGAGTCATTTGCAAGCTCTTGGTGGCCATGAACCACACCTAACTCAGTTTTCTCTACTAGTTCTTTTTTTTACCATTTGCATGTTgcacataattttaaaacacattgaAATAGCATCTATTTACGTTGTGACTTTACcctaaagaagaaattttttttcagagCACTTCATAGTTCACTCTAAGTTGTTGTCTTAGTGCTTTTGGATTTGATGTTGCATTGAGTCACCTTTTGAGTTGGTAGCAAGGCCAATAATTTGGAGATTTTATTAGCTGCACTGCTCTTAAGTCAGTTTTTGTGGCTATGATTTTCTAGCTAGTCCTCCACTTTGTAAACGTTCTTTAAGCCTCAGTATGAGATTTAAGCAATAGTAATTACATTCCTAAAGGGGAAGCTAAGGCTCAAAGATATTAAGTCAGAGATCTAAAAATGAACCATGCATCAGTCACCCAGACTAAAATAGAAGCTGTGTTTGGAACGAGGATCCTACGATGTGACACATACAACCTTTATTCCTCATCAAATATTAGTATTTGGGataataaagtataaaaaatgataaaatataaaaaatttcgAGAAAAATAGTTTAGGAATCTGTGACCATGCATTAGTCAACACTTTTGGTTTTATCTATACAATGATGAGATTTGATTGATCTCTAAGGCCTCTCTACTCCATGggctgttactttttttttttttttgccacttaaAGTCGTTCACTTATGAATGCTCCATGAAGTAAATTTGGAGTTCAATAACATCAATATATAAAGTGCTTCAGTAGTACCTTACCTAAAATACTGATGGAATTATGTGTTCTTGTTCATTAAAATTTCAGGATAACTGAAACaccatttttagtttttaatcttgattgaaaaaaaatttaattagtcCATGACTTTTTGAGCTCACTGTTTTTCTTAGCTAGGGTTCTGGGAGCACATTTTTTACAAGTACTAATAGGTTTTAGGTATTACTGGGAAATTGCTGGCTTTTAATATTTTAGAGTGCAGTTTAAGTTATTTAGTAAATGGCTGATGCTTTTTTTCAGATCTTTTATAGGTGTTCatatcctttttttctgaatttgattTCTCCTAACTCTAATTATATTTCTCTTTATTCTGTGGCTGGATAttagaggaaatttttaaaatgttaacaggaAGTAAACACTGTGTTGCCACATATAGGCAGGCATGAAGTTTATTGCCTTGACTTTACTAAAAGTCTGGAAAGATGTCACGTGAGGACTTTTACCCTCAGTTTTATTTCTGTTAGTGTCCTTATTATTAACTGCCTCAAATTCTTTTGAAAATAGTGAGATTTAAaccccaaataaaatattttaagtgctcCAACTTAACATAAGTCACTGGCTTCTAAAGTTGGCCCTGGGCATTTGAAGAATAGGATTGGTGCTGACCCTAAGGAGTTTTCAGTTAATTGGGGAAGTCAAAGATGtaagcaaataaatgagataaaatattataGGTGTTCTGATAGAAGAATGGCACAACCAGCAAGGGCACAAAGGAAAGACAGGTTGATTCTTAGAGGAGGTGAGGTTTGAGCTGAGTCCTGAGAGAGGATTAGGGAGGGATGTAGAGAAGGAGTGTAGTAGCACAAGGGAAGGTGCAGTGAACTCTGAAGCAAGAGGCCACTTCCAGCTCTGCAGCTAGGGAAATGTCTTTACcctctgagcttccatttcctcatttgtggAAAGGATGGGGGCTAAAGGAGAGCACGTCTAAAATCCTTTGCAGATCAAAAAAATCCTATATCACTATTAGACTCATTTTATGAAAAgagataatgataaaagagaaagCTTTTATAGTCATTGTATTTTGTCTTCCTAGAGCCTTCTTTTCGTGCAATTAAAAGGCCACAGATTCTCGGTTGTGCTCTGGAGAGATCTTAAAATAGCAGGCTTTTCAGTGTTGCTTGAAGTTGTGCTGTCATTAGAatattaccttaaatgtaaacctcaattttaaaattacttattacGTAAGTGACCTCAATCTGAGGAAACTCAGGGGAAGAGACCTCAGAAGTCCTGGCCTGTAGCCTCTGACTGCTGCAGGATTCCTCTTTACAACATCTAAGCTTGCTAAGATTTGGTCTTGAAGATTCACAGCCAGCATCTAATGGTTAAAGGATACATTTTAAGGTGGAGCCTCACATACCATATTGAGGGAGAATATAAAAATTACAGCTTTGTATTAAAGCCTCATGCAATTAGAATGGGTCACAGTAATGTTCCCTTCTCTCAGAATCTCTATGGCCACAGGCCAACTAGCTTAATTTTAtctttctatatgtttatatatagtctccTTGCACAAGGGATTTGAGGCGTTGCCCCAGAATATGAACAATGTAGtaagagagaaaaatttttaaatcaattacgAAATGAAAAGCAGGCCCAGAGAAAATGTAGACAGAATTGAGAAATCTGAAGAGGAGGTAAGAGCATAAGCAGATAAGTAGTGTATAAAGCACGGTACAGTTCTTAACATTGGGCCACACGCTGgactctgagcttcctggcaaGCAAAGCAAAAAGAATAGTTACAAAGTTATCCCcagaaggaaatattttcttccgGACAAGCAAAGCTTTTCTAGACCTTCAGTTGGAAATAGTATTTGTGGGTGGTTCTTTCCATGCCTGTCCAGTCTCCTGCAGGCTGTGATTCTTGCGGAGCTGAGTTCCCCAGACCAGCCTCTTACTTAACGTCAGTGTTTCCTTTCAGGGACAATGAATCATTCTTCCCAGGACACTGGCTCTCGCGGCATTTATGAAGATAGAAAGCTTTATGTTGTGGATTCCATAAACGACCTAAACAAACTAAACCTCTATCCTGCCGGCTCGCAGCATCTGTTCCGTATGTGTGCCCTCCAAGGCTTGGTGGCCTTTCCTGGCTTCTAGGCCACCTAAAAATAGCAAATGCTAATCTGGACCTGGGGgcgtgggggggggggtgcgggGTGGGCACTAGGAACAGCCTGGCAATGAAAATGCTATTTATTATTAggcaatttttgcttttgttccttgAATACTTGATGACTTATGGGATCTCTTGGCTCCAAAGCAAGAATTGAACGCTTGTCTTCAAAAGTTCTGAGAATTCCCTGTGGAGTTTCTCTCCCTGGAAAggggaggaggctgcagagctggtCTCCCAGAGGCTTGCTTATCTCTCTCCGCTGCTGTCGTGCCTTCTAGTGACCACAGCCAGGTCACGGATGGTGCCTGCTTTCCTAGAGGGATCTTACTTCATTGTGGATTGCTGAGAAAATGCTCCAAACATTCctccagttttaaaaaatatcattaaaattttGTTGGACAAAAAGTCAACTTCATTTTCTACTTACAAATTATGAATTGTCCCAATTAAAGGCCTAGAaaagggtgaatgaagcaataaaaaTCTGCTAAGTACTAAATGTGTATCTTGTCCCCTAAATATTGTAAAGGAGTTCTATTAGAGCATTCTGAGCCCCATTTTTCTAGCTTAAACGCTGACATTCAAACACAGGTGTTAATTGTCCACTTGCCATTTGTTTCATATGCATTCTAAACTCTTATTGTCCCAATTTTATATCTATTATTCCCCTTCTAAATTCTTTCTGAGttcctgctttttcttcatcAGAATGTGTTCAGATTTCCACCTGTTTTTATTGCAGTCAGTCTCAATAAAAGTAGATGTTTGGGTGCCAGCAGATGCTGTTGCTTTGACTAGGAAGCAAAAGCCGTTGAGAGGTTGACACAGGATGTACTTAAAAGCACGGGACATGAGCCACTCATCTATCTGTAATCAAGTAGCAGTGTGTGGAACTGAGGCGAAGTAGGAGAGAATATAGAAAGCAACCAAGGGTCTCCATTCCCCAAGTTTCTGTATGTCTTATTCAATTCAATTTGGGTGTTATTAGGCAAATAGGCCTTACAAAATGATAACCCAATGAAGACAATTTATGGTGAAGTGGGTAAACAAAGCTGTTTTATAAGTGTGGCTGCATTCTCAGTTCAACAGCAAGACATTTAAAAGAACCTTGCTTCCAGAACATGTCCATGCTGAAAACAGCTTTAAGAAACACATCAGGGCCATTTTTTGTTTAAATGGGTGTAGGCATAACTGATTATTCCTACGGTAAAGGACTTTCCTGGGAGATATCCCAGAGCGTTCAGCTTTCCATGCAGGGGAGGTGTCCCACGGCCAGCTGTGCTTTACTCCTGGGTCACTTTGGGAAAAGGGCAATAAATCCTCCATCACTCTTAACCCCCAACTTCTTTACccaatccccctcccccaccccccaaacagGGGTAAGGAGATAGCTTGACTCTGCTTGTTCTTTGAATACCGGTGTAGAAGAAGGTAAAAAATTCACAAAGAGTATCCCGCCCAGAGGTTCCTAAAACATGTCACTTTCTAGAGTGATTGGAGAGAAAATGGTCGTATCCCTTACTCAAATCTCTACTAATGGGGGACTGCTCAGTTCTGCTGGTGAGCTGTATGCTGATGAGTTTTTGTCGTTGTTTGCTTCCTATTAGCTCTAGAGGAGAAAATCCCAGACGTTGGCACTAACTCAGGAAATGGAAGCCACAGTCTGTTTTTTGTGGGGCTGATAATCGTGCTGATCATTAGCCTGGCACTGGTTTCCTTCGTGATATTTCTAATAGGTAAGTACCACGGACAGGTTTTTCATTACTTATATGCACTGCCTTCATAGCTGGTTGTCTCACTTTGCTCCTGTAACAAGTCCATGCTTTCTGGCAATCAGTGCTTATACGGAGAGAGAGAGGGCAAATGAACGCCCAGGGCGAATGCTCTTGTTCACCGGGGGCAGGGTCGCTGCAGCCTACACCCACTACATAAGCCCACAGTGCCGGAAGTTCACAGACACGTacattaaatatttctgaaacACTTCAGTTTCTCACTTGGAGTCCCTAGCTGTCAAATGGTAGGCAGCTTATTCTGGTTAATTCTAGGTTTTTTAATCCAATGCATAGATTCTTCCATTAATTCAGGTCTGTAACATATAGTCACATTCAGGTTTCAAACTCCTGTCCAGGTTTTCTCACTTGCCAGAAATCAATTAGAAGCACCAGAGGCAGTCCTGGGGATGTGAGGAGGCTGGCTTCTTTCCTGCTGGCCTCCTGCTTCTGATACAACCTGCCCTGCCTACGTGTGCATGTGGTGCCCTTGAGTGGCGACCCAGGCTTTCCCACACAGGTCCTCAGCCAAGAGATCCCCAAGGTCTCAGTGCCACTCTCCTCTCTGCtgtggatgggggtggggtgctgTCCGCTTGTGATGCTGTCCCCTCCTTCTGCACGTCGCCCCCACCCACCAGTATTCTCTCTCACCTAACCCCTGTGTACCATCACCTGGAATTATTTCgttccctcccacccccccttaaaagtggaaggaggggctggccccgaggtGGAGCCGTTAAGTGcccatgctccactgctggcggccggggttgggatcccgggcgcgcactgacgcaccgcttgtcaggccatgctgtggccgcgtcccatgtaaagtggaggaagatgggcacggatgttagctcagggccagtcttcctcggcaaaaagaggaggattggcatggatgttagctcagggctgatctccctcacacacacaaaaaaagtggaaGGAGCCTGAGAGGGGGGAGTCATCTTGGACACATTTCTCCTGGATCCACCACACTATCATTTCTTCTGCCTTTTCATGCTTTGCAGGCCTTGTAGCCTTCAAAAA
The nucleotide sequence above comes from Diceros bicornis minor isolate mBicDic1 chromosome 3, mDicBic1.mat.cur, whole genome shotgun sequence. Encoded proteins:
- the LSMEM1 gene encoding leucine-rich single-pass membrane protein 1, encoding MNHSSQDTGSRGIYEDRKLYVVDSINDLNKLNLYPAGSQHLFPLEEKIPDVGTNSGNGSHSLFFVGLIIVLIISLALVSFVIFLIVQTGNKMDDVSRRLIAEGKDIDDLKKINNMIVKRLNQLASEQN